In Cicer arietinum cultivar CDC Frontier isolate Library 1 chromosome 1, Cicar.CDCFrontier_v2.0, whole genome shotgun sequence, one DNA window encodes the following:
- the LOC101511694 gene encoding uncharacterized protein has protein sequence MELLYLLCSIVFTSFTSLILSLILPFHALLRRLGSSRATSSASNDGAEPITLYEGTVYHQRRHPVHHSFQYQVRYALIDLDRAHHAPHGHLSPDEARKITDTDGPILLLTIPSSVGYEQNPLSVYYCYEVEDSATRLKKCIAEVTNTPWAERVTFIFNPHSDLVAKALHVSPFMDMLGSWNIKASDPGENLTLSISVHHPEFGNYFTASLKAKKLRSSSSLDHAVFFWLMPHKIAVWIYWHALKLWWKNVQFIQHPRYMIPTYRDEALIRDRKLQCCVLSDNNRHIQQRGSDRDCLAESSPRDRRFRWIDAKWPWS, from the exons ATGGAATTACTTTATCTTCTATGCTCTATCGTCTTCACTTCCTTCACCTCTCttattctatcccttatccttccTTTTCACGCGCTATTGCGGCGTTTAGGATCGTCACGCGCCACTTCTTCCGCTTCCAATGACGGAGCTGAACCAATAACTCTTTACGAAGGTACAGTCTATCATCAGCGCCGGCACCCCGTTCACCATTCCTTTCAATACCAAGTTCGCTACGCGCTTATTGATCTCGATCGTGCACATCACGCGCCTCACGGTCATCTTTCTCCCGACGAAGCTCGCAAAATCACCGATACCGATGGACCCAT TTTGCTTTTGACAATTCCTTCTAGTGTGGGGTACGAACAGAATCCCTTGAGTGTGTATTATTGCTACGAAGTTGAAGATTCTGCTACACGTTTGAAGAAATGCATTGCTGAG GTAACAAATACACCATGGGCTGAAAGAGTAACCTTTATTTTCAATCCTCATTCTGATCTAGTGGCCAAAGCTTTGCATGTTAGTCCTTTTATg GATATGCTTGGGAGTTGGAATATCAAAGCAAGTGATCCTGGAGAGAATCTTACCTTATCAATTTCAGTTCATCATCCTGAGTTTGGAAACTATTTTACTGCTAGTTTGAAAGCCAAAAAGTTGCGCTCGTCGTCATCGTTAGATCATGCAGTTTTCTTTTGGTTGATGCCTCATAAGATTGCTGTATGGATATATTGGCAT GCTTTAAAATTGTGGTGGAAGAATGTGCAATTTATACAACACCCTAGATATATGATTCCGACATACAGAGACGAAGCTTTAATACGTGATCGAAAACTGCAGTGTTGTGTATTGAGTGATAATAATAGACATATACAACAAAGAGGAAGCGACCGAGACTGTTTAGCCGAATCAAGCCCTAGAGACAGGCGGTTTCGATGGATCGATGCTAAATGGCCATGGTCATAG
- the LOC101512014 gene encoding F-box/kelch-repeat protein At1g30090 yields the protein MQRVRFSSQQAPVHKLGDPQMTLSPKFRLAVIQSSLTNPSQELDHSLSEEPLIPGLPDDVALNCLLRLPVQSHSSCRIVCKRWHMLLCNKERFFTNRKQLSFNDPWLFVFAYHKCTGKIQWQVLDLTHFSWHTIPTMPCKDKVCPHGFRCVSIPRDGTLYVCGGMVSDVDCPLDLVLKYEMHANRWTVMNRMISARSFFASGVIDGMVYVAGGNSTDLYELDSAEVLDPQSGNWRSIANMGTNMASYDAAVLNGKLLVTEGWLWPFYVSPRGQVYDPKTNSWENMAVGLREGWTGSSVVVYGHLFVVSELERMKLKVYDPETDSWEAIEGPPLPEQICKPFAVNVFDCQVYVVGRNLLVAVGHISKLNPKESCEGKWNFGVRWHVIDAPKSLSDLTPSSSQVLFA from the coding sequence ATGCAGCGTGTTCGATTTTCGTCTCAACAAGCACCCGTTCACAAGCTAGGTGATCCTCAAATGACACTATCTCCTAAGTTTAGGTTAGCTGTGATTCAATCTTCTTTGACAAATCCATCACAAGAGTTAGATCATTCTCTAAGTGAAGAACCTTTAATACCGGGCTTACCCGATGATGTTGCTCTAAATTGTCTTCTTCGTCTTCCGGTTCAAAGTCATTCATCGTGTAGGATTGTCTGCAAAAGGTGGCATATGTTACTTTGCAACAAAGAGAGGTTTTTTACCAATAGGAAGCAATTGAGTTTCAATGATCCTTGGCTTTTTGTATTTGCATACCATAAATGCACTGGAAAAATTCAATGGCAGGTTCTTGACCTTACTCACTTTTCTTGGCACACCATCCCTACAATGCCTTGTAAGGACAAGGTTTGTCCTCATGGTTTTAGGTGTGTTTCGATTCCACGCGATGGTACTTTGTATGTATGCGGTGGCATGGTTTCTGATGTCGATTGTCCTCTTGACTTGGTGTTAAAATATGAGATGCACGCAAATCGATGGACCGTGATGAATCGGATGATCAGTGCTAGGTCGTTTTTCGCCAGTGGAGTAATCGACGGAATGGTTTATGTAGCTGGTGGAAATAGTACTGATCTTTATGAGCTAGATTCTGCTGAGGTATTAGATCCTCAAAGTGGGAATTGGCGCTCTATTGCCAATATGGGAACGAATATGGCGTCGTATGATGCTGCAGTTCTTAACGGGAAACTTCTCGTTACCGAAGGATGGTTATGGCCTTTTTATGTCTCTCCGAGAGGACAAGTTTACGATCCAAAGACTAATAGCTGGGAAAATATGGCTGTTGGACTTAGAGAAGGGTGGACTGGTTCAAGTGTGGTTGTTTATGGACACTTATTTGTCGTTTCCGAGCTTGAAAGAATGAAGCTAAAGGTTTATGACCCGGAAACCGATTCCTGGGAAGCCATAGAAGGTCCCCCTTTGCCTGAGCAAATATGCAAACCTTTTGCTGTGAATGTTTTTGACTGTCAAGTTTATGTCGTAGGTCGAAATCTTCTGGTTGCTGTTGGTCATATCTCTAAACTGAACCCAAAAGAAAGTTGCGAAGGGAAATGGAACTTCGGTGTTCGATGGCATGTAATTGACGCGCCCAAAAGTTTGTCCGATCTTACTCCTTCAAGCTCTCAGGTGCTATTTGCttag
- the LOC101512336 gene encoding outer envelope membrane protein 7: MGAITSAVIAVVAVLLGWITIEIACKPCLQQGREAIDRNLNPDYDPDDDDVRAPLNPHPSPAPSASSTTVKSV; encoded by the coding sequence ATGGGAGCAATAACAAGTGCAGTGATAGCAGTGGTAGCGGTTCTTCTAGGTTGGATCACCATCGAGATCGCATGTAAACCTTGTCTCCAACAAGGTCGTGAAGCCATCGATCGCAACCTCAATCCAGATTATGATCCCGACGACGACGACGTTCGAGCACCACTAAACCCTCATCCCTCCCCCGCCCCCTCCGCCTCCTCCACCACCGTTAAATCCGTTTGA